In Pseudoalteromonas xiamenensis, the following are encoded in one genomic region:
- the rplE gene encoding 50S ribosomal protein L5, protein MAKLHEVYKDKVVKELFEKFGYSSVMQVPQITKITLNMGVGEALADKKILDNAVADLEAISGQKALITKARKSVAGFKVREGYPIGCKVTLRGERMWEFLERLVFIALPRVRDFRGVSAKSFDGRGNYSMGVREQIIFPEIDYDKVDRVRGMDITITTTAKNDDEGRALLEAFNFPFKK, encoded by the coding sequence ATGGCGAAACTGCATGAAGTGTACAAAGACAAAGTTGTTAAAGAACTTTTCGAAAAGTTCGGCTACAGCTCTGTCATGCAAGTCCCTCAGATCACTAAAATCACCCTTAATATGGGTGTGGGTGAAGCCCTTGCAGACAAGAAAATTCTTGATAACGCAGTAGCGGATCTTGAAGCAATCTCTGGTCAAAAAGCGCTTATTACTAAAGCACGCAAATCAGTTGCAGGCTTTAAAGTGCGTGAAGGCTACCCTATTGGCTGTAAAGTAACCCTACGCGGCGAGCGTATGTGGGAATTCTTAGAGCGTCTAGTATTTATCGCACTACCTCGTGTACGTGACTTCCGTGGCGTAAGCGCAAAGTCATTCGACGGTCGTGGTAACTACTCTATGGGCGTACGTGAACAAATCATCTTCCCTGAAATCGATTACGATAAAGTGGACAGAGTTCGTGGTATGGATATTACTATCACTACTACAGCTAAAAATGATGATGAAGGCCGTGCGTTATTAGAAGCGTTCAACTTCCCATTCAAGAAATAA
- the rpsE gene encoding 30S ribosomal protein S5 has protein sequence MANVEAKAQQPELAEKLIAVNRVSKVVKGGRIFSFTALTVVGDGAGKVGFGYGKAREVPAAIQKAMEKARRNMITVDLNGHTLQHPIKGRHAGSKVYMQPASEGTGIIAGGAMRAVLEVAGVHNVLSKAYGSTNPINIVRATVSALESMNSPAKIAAKRGLSVEQIQG, from the coding sequence ATGGCTAACGTAGAAGCAAAAGCACAACAGCCAGAATTGGCTGAGAAGCTAATCGCGGTAAACCGTGTGTCTAAAGTGGTTAAAGGTGGTCGTATCTTTAGTTTCACTGCACTAACTGTTGTTGGTGATGGCGCAGGTAAAGTAGGTTTCGGTTACGGTAAAGCACGTGAAGTTCCAGCTGCTATTCAAAAAGCAATGGAAAAAGCACGTCGTAACATGATTACTGTTGATCTAAACGGTCACACGCTACAGCACCCTATCAAGGGTCGCCACGCGGGTTCTAAAGTTTACATGCAACCAGCATCAGAAGGTACAGGTATCATCGCAGGTGGTGCGATGCGTGCAGTACTAGAAGTTGCGGGCGTACATAACGTACTGTCAAAAGCATACGGTTCAACTAACCCGATCAACATCGTTCGCGCAACTGTATCTGCGCTAGAGAGCATGAACTCTCCAGCTAAGATCGCAGCTAAGCGTGGTCTATCTGTTGAACAAATTCAGGGGTAA
- the rpmJ gene encoding 50S ribosomal protein L36, whose product MKVRASVKKICRNCKVIKRAGVVRVICSEPKHKQRQG is encoded by the coding sequence ATGAAAGTACGTGCTTCCGTTAAGAAAATCTGCCGTAACTGTAAAGTTATTAAACGTGCTGGTGTAGTACGCGTAATTTGCAGTGAGCCTAAGCACAAGCAAAGGCAAGGCTAA
- the rpsK gene encoding 30S ribosomal protein S11, with translation MAKAPIRRKKVKKQVADGMAHVHASFNNTIVTITDRQGNALSWATAGGSGFRGSRKSTPFVAQVAAERAGAVAQEYGLKNLEVFIKGPGPGRESAVRALNAAGFRITNITDVTPIPHNGCRPPKKRRV, from the coding sequence ATGGCTAAAGCACCAATTCGTCGTAAAAAGGTCAAAAAGCAAGTTGCTGACGGTATGGCACACGTCCATGCGTCATTCAACAACACTATTGTGACCATCACTGACCGTCAAGGTAATGCTCTTTCTTGGGCGACTGCAGGTGGTTCTGGTTTCCGCGGTTCTCGTAAGTCTACTCCGTTCGTCGCGCAGGTTGCTGCTGAGCGTGCAGGTGCAGTTGCACAAGAGTACGGTCTTAAGAACCTAGAAGTATTCATTAAAGGTCCAGGTCCAGGCCGTGAGTCTGCTGTTCGTGCATTGAATGCTGCTGGTTTCCGTATCACTAACATCACTGACGTGACGCCAATCCCACATAATGGTTGTCGTCCACCGAAGAAACGTCGCGTATAA
- the rpsM gene encoding 30S ribosomal protein S13: protein MARIAGINVPDHKHAVIALTAIYGVGKTRAKAILAATNIAEDTKIGTLDEATLDILREEVGKYTVEGDLRREVTLSIKRLMDLGCFRGLRHRRSLPLRGQRTKTNARTRKGPRKPIKK, encoded by the coding sequence GTGGCCCGTATCGCTGGCATTAACGTTCCTGATCATAAGCATGCAGTTATCGCTTTAACTGCGATTTATGGTGTAGGTAAAACACGCGCTAAGGCTATCTTAGCTGCGACAAATATCGCCGAAGACACAAAGATCGGCACTTTAGACGAAGCTACACTTGACATCCTTCGTGAAGAAGTTGGCAAGTACACTGTTGAAGGTGACCTTCGTCGTGAAGTTACATTGAGCATCAAGCGTCTTATGGATCTTGGTTGTTTCCGTGGCTTACGTCACCGTCGTTCGCTTCCACTACGTGGTCAGCGTACTAAGACTAACGCGCGTACTCGTAAGGGTCCTCGCAAGCCTATCAAGAAATAA
- a CDS encoding DNA-directed RNA polymerase subunit alpha has product MQGSVTEFLKPRLVEIEAVSPSRSKVVLEPLERGFGHTLGNALRRILLSSMPGCAVTEVEIDGVLHEYSAKEGVQEDIIEILLNLKGLAVSLEGKDEVFLTLTKSGLGPVTAADIQHDGDVTIANPEHVICHLTADNAEISMRIRVQRGRGYVPASSRLSSDDDERPIGRLLLDASFSPVERIAYSVESARVEQRTDLDKLIIDMETNGTLDPEEAIRRASTILAEQLEAFVDLRDVSEPEAKEEKPEFDPILLRPVDDLELTVRSANCLKAEQIQYIGDLVQRTEVELLKTPNLGKKSLTEIKDVLASRGLSLGMRLENWPPASLAE; this is encoded by the coding sequence ATGCAGGGTTCTGTAACCGAATTCCTAAAGCCAAGGTTAGTCGAGATTGAAGCAGTAAGTCCATCACGTTCTAAAGTTGTTTTAGAGCCGTTGGAGCGTGGCTTTGGTCACACGCTAGGTAACGCATTACGTCGTATCCTACTTTCGTCAATGCCAGGTTGTGCAGTGACTGAAGTTGAAATCGATGGTGTGTTGCACGAGTACAGCGCGAAAGAAGGCGTACAAGAAGACATCATTGAAATTCTGTTAAACCTTAAAGGTCTGGCAGTATCTCTAGAAGGTAAAGATGAAGTTTTCCTTACCCTGACTAAATCTGGCCTAGGCCCTGTGACTGCGGCTGACATCCAGCACGATGGTGATGTTACTATCGCTAACCCAGAGCACGTTATTTGCCATTTAACAGCAGATAACGCTGAGATCAGCATGCGCATTCGTGTACAGCGTGGTCGTGGTTATGTGCCAGCGTCAAGCCGCTTATCCTCTGATGACGATGAGCGTCCAATCGGTCGTCTGTTGCTTGATGCATCATTCAGCCCGGTTGAGCGTATTGCGTACTCGGTTGAGTCAGCTCGTGTTGAGCAGCGTACAGATTTAGACAAGTTAATCATTGATATGGAGACTAACGGTACTTTGGATCCTGAAGAAGCGATCCGCCGTGCGTCAACTATCCTAGCTGAGCAGCTAGAAGCGTTCGTAGATTTACGTGACGTTTCTGAGCCAGAAGCGAAAGAAGAGAAGCCTGAATTCGATCCTATTCTGCTTCGTCCAGTTGATGATCTTGAGCTGACTGTTCGTTCTGCAAACTGTCTGAAAGCCGAGCAAATTCAATATATTGGTGACTTAGTACAACGTACCGAAGTTGAGCTTCTTAAAACGCCAAACCTTGGTAAGAAGTCTCTAACTGAGATCAAAGACGTACTAGCTTCACGTGGTCTTTCTCTGGGCATGCGCCTAGAAAACTGGCCACCTGCAAGTCTAGCTGAGTAA
- the rplR gene encoding 50S ribosomal protein L18 yields the protein MDKKTARLRRAKRSRRNIIEQGTTRLVIHRTPRHIYAQVVNVEGKVLAAASTVEKAIAETVKGTSNVAAAQAVGKLVAERAADKGIEKIAFDRSGFKYHGRVKALADAAREAGLQF from the coding sequence ATGGATAAGAAAACAGCTCGTCTACGTCGTGCTAAACGCAGTCGTAGAAACATTATCGAACAAGGCACAACACGTCTTGTTATCCACCGCACGCCACGTCACATTTACGCTCAAGTAGTAAACGTTGAGGGTAAAGTACTGGCTGCTGCTTCTACTGTTGAAAAAGCAATTGCTGAAACAGTTAAAGGCACAAGCAACGTAGCTGCAGCTCAAGCTGTAGGTAAACTAGTTGCTGAACGCGCGGCAGACAAAGGCATCGAAAAGATTGCTTTCGACCGCAGTGGCTTTAAATATCACGGCCGTGTGAAGGCGCTTGCTGATGCAGCGCGTGAAGCTGGCTTGCAATTCTAG
- the rpmD gene encoding 50S ribosomal protein L30: MANTVKVTQVKSSIGRLPKHKATLRGLGLRRINHTVELEDTPAVRGMINQVYYMVKVEG, from the coding sequence ATGGCAAATACTGTAAAAGTGACTCAAGTAAAGAGCTCTATCGGTCGTTTACCGAAGCATAAAGCAACTTTACGCGGTCTTGGTTTACGTCGTATCAACCACACTGTTGAGCTTGAAGATACGCCAGCAGTACGCGGTATGATCAACCAAGTTTATTACATGGTTAAGGTTGAGGGGTAA
- a CDS encoding serine/threonine-protein kinase, translating into MGHVYLATDTRLGRKVALKFLKESVGQKEDLLREARLLAQLNHTNIVQLYDVKESDQGLYLEMEYVQGQTLTHYTRTVTLSLEKKLSLLFDIANGLVAAHERNILHLDLKPENILVNEQGVAKIADFGIAQLKEQGAKTANTSYGSLKAMSPEQMNRLPLDHRSDLFSFGIIVFQLLAGRHPFGEDSDKAVAERIRTTQLPETANLVFGLPKPLTDLMDALLKQDPQKRPLNTQIVAHQLKQALLQASYEDSSDTMALNDVLPPPRFPHLKKALVASLGVVFISLLCIFGYQYWQANKPKIYVAAVPPEFVGDGQLLDSHKQILNLAINDAIKQYFLNDSHYVLISDSEVNLAKKLLGDNASLKDLSHALNAEQLLTIQLNCTLQSCDIEFSTVDGQNAALINNLRNVSSSENYGEIFNMTQASLATLSFQPLSDNPKLDAANDERLSQYVTLQQKSLSADADLSVLLPEIEKLIKIFPDFLPLYSLYARNAIKDFRNTSDKSLLYRLKDILDTAPNEFKDSSAYQVELMQLYLYLQDTRQATKALDAIQNSALDAFQKQGQTSQFYSMQQDYETALKHIEIAFKLRPTLSVTRNAAILNMRLGRYDQALTYLKKAQDYAPQDFKTLKNIADVSLFLGKLTEAADAYRRLITHATVNSAILNNYAVVLTLQGDLTTALDYAQKTVEIAPDNTDALINLADLYLLTGEVTEANNLYQEIVDRHDQKGLELPRILALAHLGQFQAALSLVEESILQTPDSAEAYYVKTLVQTLLGEKFSASASLQQSLNLGWNAAFYRLAWFKSLCDVQSLETKIGKEHYAYLCQPATPN; encoded by the coding sequence ATGGGTCACGTGTACCTCGCCACAGACACTCGGTTAGGCAGAAAAGTCGCCCTGAAGTTTTTAAAAGAGTCGGTCGGTCAAAAAGAAGATTTGCTTCGAGAAGCTCGTTTACTCGCACAGCTCAACCACACCAACATTGTACAGCTCTATGACGTGAAAGAGTCGGATCAAGGTTTATACCTTGAAATGGAATATGTGCAAGGCCAAACGTTAACCCATTATACCCGTACCGTAACCCTGTCACTTGAGAAAAAGCTGTCACTGCTGTTCGATATTGCAAATGGCTTAGTCGCGGCACATGAACGCAACATACTGCATTTAGATTTAAAACCAGAAAATATTCTGGTGAACGAACAAGGCGTCGCTAAAATCGCGGATTTTGGTATCGCGCAACTAAAAGAACAAGGTGCAAAGACAGCCAACACGAGTTATGGTTCACTCAAAGCCATGTCTCCTGAACAAATGAACCGCCTGCCGTTGGATCATCGAAGCGACTTATTCAGTTTTGGTATTATCGTCTTTCAGCTCTTAGCCGGACGTCACCCCTTTGGTGAAGATTCTGACAAAGCGGTTGCTGAGCGCATTCGCACCACACAATTGCCAGAAACCGCAAACCTAGTCTTCGGGTTACCGAAACCACTGACTGATTTAATGGATGCATTGCTAAAACAAGACCCTCAAAAGCGCCCCTTAAACACCCAAATAGTCGCCCACCAGCTTAAGCAAGCCCTGTTGCAAGCTAGTTATGAAGATTCCAGTGATACGATGGCGCTCAATGACGTTTTGCCTCCCCCGCGTTTCCCTCATCTTAAAAAAGCCCTTGTTGCCAGCTTAGGTGTGGTGTTCATCAGTTTGCTGTGTATATTTGGCTATCAATACTGGCAGGCCAACAAACCCAAAATCTACGTCGCCGCAGTGCCGCCTGAGTTTGTGGGAGACGGTCAACTTTTAGATTCGCATAAACAAATACTCAACCTCGCCATCAACGATGCGATAAAGCAATATTTTTTAAACGACTCTCACTATGTGCTCATTTCTGACAGTGAGGTGAACTTGGCCAAAAAACTACTGGGTGACAATGCGTCGCTAAAAGACTTAAGCCATGCGTTAAATGCTGAACAGTTGCTCACCATCCAACTCAATTGCACCCTACAGAGCTGCGACATTGAATTTAGTACCGTTGATGGGCAAAACGCTGCTCTGATTAATAACCTAAGAAATGTCAGCTCTAGTGAAAACTATGGCGAAATATTTAATATGACCCAAGCATCACTGGCAACATTGAGTTTTCAGCCGCTGAGTGACAATCCAAAATTGGATGCTGCAAATGATGAACGCCTCAGTCAATATGTCACACTCCAGCAAAAATCATTATCAGCAGACGCTGACTTGTCTGTATTACTGCCTGAAATTGAGAAGCTAATTAAAATATTCCCTGACTTTTTGCCGCTGTATTCGTTGTACGCCAGAAATGCCATTAAGGACTTTCGGAATACCTCGGACAAGTCTTTGCTTTATCGCTTAAAAGATATTCTTGATACCGCACCCAATGAATTTAAAGACAGTAGTGCATACCAAGTCGAGTTGATGCAATTATATCTATACCTGCAAGATACCCGACAAGCGACAAAAGCGCTCGATGCGATACAAAACTCTGCTTTAGATGCATTTCAAAAACAAGGCCAAACGAGCCAATTTTATAGCATGCAACAAGACTATGAAACTGCGCTCAAGCACATTGAAATTGCCTTTAAACTAAGGCCTACTCTTAGTGTTACCCGTAATGCTGCTATTTTAAATATGCGCTTGGGCCGCTATGACCAAGCGCTCACTTATTTAAAAAAAGCACAAGACTATGCCCCACAGGATTTCAAAACGCTCAAAAACATCGCAGACGTTTCACTATTTCTTGGTAAATTAACTGAAGCGGCAGACGCCTACAGAAGGTTAATTACACATGCAACGGTAAACTCAGCGATTTTGAATAACTACGCGGTAGTGCTTACATTACAAGGCGATTTAACAACCGCTTTAGACTATGCACAAAAAACGGTTGAAATCGCGCCTGACAATACTGACGCACTGATAAACCTTGCCGATTTATACCTTTTGACTGGCGAGGTAACTGAAGCTAATAACCTGTATCAAGAGATTGTCGACAGACATGATCAAAAGGGACTTGAACTCCCCCGAATACTGGCTCTGGCACATTTAGGGCAATTTCAAGCGGCATTAAGCTTAGTTGAAGAAAGCATTTTGCAAACGCCGGATTCAGCCGAAGCCTACTACGTCAAAACCTTAGTGCAAACGCTACTTGGCGAAAAATTCTCAGCAAGCGCCTCACTGCAGCAAAGTCTTAATCTTGGCTGGAACGCCGCGTTTTACCGCCTTGCTTGGTTTAAATCTTTATGTGATGTACAGAGTTTGGAGACTAAAATTGGCAAAGAACACTATGCGTATCTTTGCCAACCAGCTACGCCTAATTAG
- the rpsN gene encoding 30S ribosomal protein S14 — MAKNSMKAREAKRAKLVAQFAEKRLALKAIISGVNTSDEERWDAVVKLQSLPRDSAPTRQRNRCNITGRPHGFLRKFGMSRIKVREAAMRGEIPGLKKASW; from the coding sequence ATGGCAAAGAATTCAATGAAAGCACGTGAAGCTAAACGTGCAAAACTAGTAGCTCAGTTCGCTGAAAAGCGTCTAGCTCTTAAAGCTATCATCAGCGGTGTTAACACTTCTGATGAAGAACGTTGGGACGCGGTTGTTAAGCTACAATCTTTACCGCGTGATTCTGCCCCTACGCGTCAACGTAATCGTTGTAACATCACGGGCCGCCCTCATGGTTTCCTTCGCAAATTCGGCATGAGCCGTATTAAAGTTCGCGAAGCTGCTATGCGCGGTGAAATTCCTGGCCTTAAAAAGGCTTCTTGGTAA
- a CDS encoding polysaccharide deacetylase family protein, with amino-acid sequence MFSKYPRLPLLLLSASFACAQVSANNAVETVPAKNITYPNKARNAISITFDDARATQLTEGVPLLNQYQVKGTFYLIPNAVSEHIAGWKAAAKAGHEIGNHSSSHLCTGNFQWLRSQNAGLEQVNLVWMEKDILDANTYLETNLGVKIRSFAYPCGQTFVGRGEAVKSYVPIVAKYFDTGRRWLDETGNNPGYVDFVQLTSLDIDGKTFEQVKQMIEQLRANNAWIILTGHDVGSSAQYTTDKQMLTQLFGYLQAPENGFWLGTVSEVADHIRAQRTAPKTELK; translated from the coding sequence ATGTTCAGTAAATATCCGCGATTACCACTACTGTTATTGTCCGCTTCGTTTGCCTGTGCGCAGGTCAGTGCAAATAATGCGGTGGAAACCGTTCCAGCAAAAAACATCACGTATCCGAATAAGGCTCGTAATGCGATAAGCATTACCTTCGACGATGCGAGAGCAACGCAATTAACAGAAGGCGTTCCTTTACTTAATCAATATCAGGTTAAAGGCACGTTTTACTTAATTCCAAACGCAGTGAGTGAACACATAGCAGGGTGGAAGGCTGCGGCAAAAGCTGGACATGAAATAGGCAATCACTCGTCGTCTCATTTGTGTACAGGAAATTTTCAGTGGCTTCGCTCCCAAAATGCAGGGCTTGAACAAGTGAATTTGGTGTGGATGGAAAAAGACATCCTTGATGCCAATACCTACCTTGAAACTAATCTCGGTGTGAAAATTCGCTCGTTTGCTTACCCATGTGGGCAAACCTTTGTCGGGCGGGGAGAGGCGGTCAAAAGTTATGTGCCTATCGTTGCAAAATATTTTGACACAGGTAGACGTTGGCTCGATGAAACAGGCAATAACCCGGGTTATGTGGATTTTGTGCAGTTAACGAGTTTGGACATAGACGGAAAAACATTTGAACAAGTAAAGCAAATGATAGAACAGCTTCGGGCTAACAACGCGTGGATCATATTAACAGGCCATGATGTAGGCTCAAGTGCTCAATACACGACCGACAAACAGATGTTGACTCAACTTTTCGGATATTTGCAGGCCCCTGAAAACGGATTTTGGTTGGGTACGGTATCTGAGGTTGCGGACCATATTCGTGCCCAACGTACTGCGCCAAAAACCGAGTTGAAATAA
- the secY gene encoding preprotein translocase subunit SecY gives MAKPGKEMQSAQSGLAELKRRLLFVLGAIIIYRLGSFVPIPGIDAAVLAEFFEQQKGTIVEMFNMFSGGALERASVLALGIMPYISASIIVQLLTHIHPAMIELKKEGEAGRKKISQYTRYGTLVLATFQSIGIATGLPNMMDGLVVNPGFGFYFTAVVSLVTGTMFLMWLGEQITERGIGNGISVLIFVGIVANLPSAIGSTAEMARQGDLNVFVLLLIGVVVFAVTYLVVFFERGQRRIVVNYAKRQQGRQVYAAQSTHLPLKVNMAGVIPPIFASSIILFPGTIASWFGQGEGPVADVLSAISSVLTPGQPLYAVVLAAAIIFFCFFYTALVFNPRETADNLKKSGAFIPGIRPGEQTSKYIDKVMTRLTLAGALYITFICLVPEFMTMAWQTPFYFGGTSVLIIVVVIMDFMAQVQTHMMTHQYESVLKKANLKGYGR, from the coding sequence ATGGCTAAACCAGGTAAAGAAATGCAAAGTGCACAAAGTGGCCTTGCGGAATTGAAGCGCCGATTACTATTCGTATTGGGTGCGATCATTATTTACCGTCTTGGATCATTTGTGCCAATCCCTGGTATTGACGCCGCTGTACTTGCCGAGTTCTTCGAGCAACAAAAGGGCACCATCGTTGAAATGTTTAACATGTTCAGTGGTGGTGCGCTTGAGCGTGCTTCTGTATTGGCTTTGGGTATTATGCCGTACATTTCGGCCTCGATTATCGTTCAACTTCTTACGCACATTCATCCAGCGATGATTGAGCTGAAGAAAGAGGGCGAAGCAGGTCGTAAGAAGATAAGCCAATACACACGTTATGGTACGCTCGTGCTTGCTACATTCCAGTCAATTGGTATTGCTACAGGCTTGCCAAACATGATGGACGGGTTAGTTGTTAACCCTGGTTTCGGTTTCTATTTCACCGCTGTGGTGAGCTTAGTAACTGGTACTATGTTCCTTATGTGGCTGGGCGAACAAATTACAGAACGCGGTATCGGTAACGGTATTTCAGTTCTGATTTTTGTTGGTATTGTAGCTAACCTGCCGTCTGCGATTGGTTCGACAGCAGAAATGGCGCGCCAAGGTGATTTGAATGTCTTTGTGCTGTTGCTAATTGGTGTGGTTGTATTCGCTGTGACTTACTTGGTGGTGTTCTTTGAACGTGGTCAACGTCGTATTGTCGTTAACTACGCAAAGCGTCAACAAGGTCGTCAGGTGTATGCTGCTCAAAGCACGCATTTGCCGTTGAAAGTTAATATGGCGGGTGTTATTCCACCAATCTTTGCTAGCAGTATCATTTTGTTCCCTGGTACAATAGCAAGCTGGTTCGGACAAGGTGAAGGTCCAGTTGCTGATGTTCTGTCTGCGATTTCAAGTGTGTTGACTCCTGGTCAACCGTTGTACGCGGTCGTTCTTGCAGCAGCGATTATCTTCTTCTGCTTTTTCTACACTGCGTTGGTATTTAACCCGCGTGAGACTGCAGATAACCTGAAAAAATCAGGTGCCTTTATTCCAGGCATTCGCCCAGGTGAACAGACGTCTAAATACATTGATAAAGTGATGACACGCCTCACATTAGCTGGAGCGTTGTATATAACCTTTATCTGTCTGGTGCCCGAGTTTATGACTATGGCATGGCAAACGCCATTCTACTTCGGCGGTACATCGGTTTTGATTATCGTTGTTGTGATCATGGACTTTATGGCACAAGTACAAACGCATATGATGACACATCAATATGAGTCTGTGCTGAAAAAAGCAAACCTTAAAGGCTATGGCCGATAA
- the rplN gene encoding 50S ribosomal protein L14: protein MIQMQTQLDVADNSGARKVQCIKVLGGSHRRYATVGDIIKVSVKEAIPRAKVKKGDVLNAVVVRTRKGIRRPDGSLIRFDSNAAVMLNANLQPIGTRIFGPVTRELRSEKFMKIISLAPEVL, encoded by the coding sequence ATGATCCAAATGCAAACTCAGCTGGACGTTGCTGATAACAGCGGCGCTCGCAAAGTGCAGTGTATTAAAGTCTTAGGTGGTTCGCACCGTCGTTACGCAACGGTTGGTGACATCATTAAAGTTTCTGTTAAAGAAGCGATTCCTCGCGCAAAAGTGAAGAAAGGTGATGTACTAAACGCTGTGGTAGTGCGCACTAGAAAAGGCATTCGTCGTCCAGACGGTTCTTTGATCCGTTTCGATTCAAACGCTGCTGTAATGCTTAACGCAAACCTTCAGCCAATCGGTACTCGTATCTTTGGCCCTGTGACTCGTGAACTACGTTCTGAAAAGTTCATGAAGATCATTTCACTAGCCCCAGAAGTACTGTAA
- the rplX gene encoding 50S ribosomal protein L24 codes for MAAKIRRDDEVIVLAGKDKGKRGKVLSVVTETGRVFVEGVNLIKKHQKPVPQLQQPGGVVEKEASIDVSNVAIVNPETGKADRVGFRFEDGKKVRFFKSTGKTI; via the coding sequence ATGGCAGCAAAAATCCGTCGTGATGACGAAGTAATCGTACTAGCCGGTAAAGACAAAGGTAAGCGCGGTAAAGTGCTTTCAGTTGTTACTGAAACTGGTCGTGTATTTGTTGAAGGCGTAAATCTTATCAAGAAACACCAAAAGCCTGTACCACAACTACAGCAACCTGGTGGTGTCGTTGAGAAAGAAGCGTCAATCGACGTGTCAAATGTAGCGATTGTTAACCCAGAAACGGGTAAAGCGGATCGTGTTGGTTTTAGATTTGAAGACGGTAAAAAAGTCCGTTTCTTCAAGTCTACTGGTAAAACTATCTAA
- the rpsH gene encoding 30S ribosomal protein S8 has translation MSLQDPIADLFTRIRNGQTAKKVSVSMPTSKLKVAIAKVLKDEGYISDFAVNSDVKAELTIELKYFEGKAVIENIQRVSRPGLRIYKKRDELPKVMGGLGIAIVSTSKGLMTDRAARKAGVGGEIIGFVA, from the coding sequence ATGAGCTTGCAAGATCCTATTGCGGATTTGTTTACACGTATCCGTAACGGTCAGACTGCGAAGAAGGTATCAGTATCTATGCCAACTTCAAAGCTGAAAGTAGCTATCGCTAAAGTATTGAAAGATGAAGGTTATATTTCTGATTTCGCAGTAAATAGCGATGTTAAAGCAGAATTGACTATCGAACTTAAGTACTTCGAAGGCAAAGCTGTTATCGAAAACATCCAGCGTGTTAGCCGCCCTGGTCTACGTATCTATAAGAAACGTGACGAATTACCAAAGGTAATGGGTGGTCTAGGTATCGCTATCGTATCAACTTCTAAAGGCCTGATGACTGACCGTGCTGCGCGTAAAGCCGGTGTGGGCGGTGAAATCATTGGCTTTGTAGCTTAA
- the rplO gene encoding 50S ribosomal protein L15 translates to MHLNTLSPAVGAKTEKKRLGRGIGSGLGKTAGRGHKGQKSRSGSSVRWGFEGGQMPMQRRLPKFGFVSRKSLVSAEVNLYEIAKVEGDTVDLNTLQAAGLIKKNVLFVKVVKSGEVSRAVTVKGLKVTKGAREAIEAAGGKVEE, encoded by the coding sequence ATGCATTTGAATACACTTTCACCTGCTGTAGGTGCGAAAACTGAGAAGAAACGTCTTGGTCGTGGTATCGGTTCTGGTCTTGGTAAGACTGCGGGCCGTGGTCACAAAGGTCAAAAGTCACGTTCAGGTTCTTCAGTTCGTTGGGGCTTTGAAGGCGGTCAAATGCCTATGCAACGCCGTCTACCTAAGTTTGGTTTCGTTTCTCGCAAGTCACTTGTGTCTGCAGAAGTAAACCTATACGAAATCGCTAAAGTTGAAGGCGATACGGTAGATCTAAACACGCTTCAAGCAGCTGGTTTGATTAAAAAGAACGTTCTGTTCGTTAAAGTTGTAAAATCTGGCGAAGTTTCACGCGCAGTTACTGTAAAAGGTCTTAAAGTGACTAAAGGTGCTCGCGAAGCTATCGAAGCTGCCGGAGGCAAGGTAGAAGAGTAA